A window from Hypomesus transpacificus isolate Combined female chromosome 26, fHypTra1, whole genome shotgun sequence encodes these proteins:
- the LOC124487257 gene encoding extracellular matrix protein A-like, with the protein MKLILTLCITWALLLTGESLQCLTCTDATCTNPPVTCPSNSSVCQSSTIQSSIVKDPSVSKSCVEASNCMTPLNVTTTQLSVNLGFANFRQTQLCCDQDSCNNQTLPVPSSNGRKCSSCISVLDKVCNTPVDCVGVEDNCIHVNVTGAINTVLKGCASSSLCNVSVITSFLPPVLSSVLSSDVISALGFNVSCNTAPSTGPVNSTAPSTGQGTNTAPSTGPVSVVLMAMWLPMMVKLTF; encoded by the exons ATGAAGCTGATCCTGACTCTCTGCATTACCTGGGCTCTTCTCCTCACAG GGGAGTCACTGCAGTGTCTCACCTGTACTGATGCAACATGCACAAATCCGCCAGTCACCTGCCCATCAAACTCTTCTGTTTGTCAGTCTTCAACCATTCAGTCTTCAATCGTGAAAG ACCCATCTGTAAGTAAGTCCTGTGTAGAGGCATCCAACTGCATGACACCTCTGAACGTCACGACAACACAACTGTCCGTGAACCTGGGCTTCGCAAACTTTCGTCAAACTCAGCTCTGCTGTGACCAAGACAGCTGCAACAACCAGACTCTACCCG TTCCCAGTTCCAATGGCCGAAAGTGTTCTTCCTGCATCAGTGTGTTAGACAAGGTGTGTAACACCCCTGTGGACTGTGTGGGAGTGGAGGATAACTGCATTCATGTCAATG TGACTGGTGCAATCAACACTGTCCTGAAGGGCTGTGCATCCTCAAGTCTGTGCAACGTGTCTGTCATAACCTCCTTCCTGCCACCTGTCTTATCTTCTGTCCTGTCTTCTGACGTAATATCAGCTTTAGGCTTTAATGTATCTTGTAACACAGCGCCCTCTACTGGTCCAGTAAATAGCACAGCCCCCTCTACTGGTCAAGGAACTAACACAGCTCCCTCTACTGGTCCAGTGAGTGTAGTCCTAATGGCAATGTGGCTTCCTATGATGGTCAAACTTACCTTCTAA
- the LOC124487609 gene encoding uncharacterized protein LOC124487609 yields the protein MNPQSSEMEQSKHDVTPVQYTVDCTTEVEAGDPMQAEPGQRNGDTSSSSPESGSLNGDAKRSGKSRRRRKRSAHPESCPAAVERKDQESGQHVQTHSPASSILLGLRSECASVWFNHRVYEQAESVYQCWLARSANGQTQPNGSLLPTEALPAPGLTVCPFPPAGGHAQQAACPRGVQKVSVHKPSLDQAESSVAEEPQPGTVPNTLSLSSVRPATPSTPDEGYLSLAPTPATPTQQTAPAPSPPQPINGLPRVPAELLGDVWLEKPLYDRAEAAFYQSLYGNNNLGSSHPRVSCPSSPSTCRGSDYHPQSLEEEEEEEEDEEEKQGPVLVAHGKAEVFHALHPIQEEEEPGDVAKEEASVGGACYLLHPDSERVWLDKWRYDAAEGRFHAARVVEGAGGRGDTGPSPTLACSKLLGDNTMTTAVDFLAQEKIWFDKPRFDEAERHFYERANGASHSAQELGANSILLDIARARENIQKSLAGLKTSLLPSRVSRQPLLNHQSLLSTGAGAGEQGELVSRIRGLEQENHSLHKVVEDLRLALSKLECRVEVLEKSPVRAPAPLPAAPCTNGTPVQAKKPSSPVEEEEEDDDIDLFGSDEEEDLEAERVREQRLKEYAEKKAKKPALVAKSSILLDVKPWDDETDMAKLEECVRSVAADGLLWGQSKLVPVGYGIKKLQISCVVEDDKVGTDMLEEEITKFEDYVQSVDVAAFNKI from the exons ATGAACCCCCAAAGTTCAGAAATGGAACAGTCCAAGCATGACGTCACACCCGTCCAATATACGGTGGACTGTACCACTGAAGTTGAGGCGGGGGATCCGATGCAGGCAGAACCAGGCCAAAGGAACGGGGATACTTCGTCCTCGTCCCCAGAGAGCGGTAGCTTGAACGGAGACGCCAAGCGGAGCGGAAAGAGCCGCCGTCGCCGCAAACGCTCTGCCCACCCTGAGAGCTGCCCTGCGGCTGTGGAGAGGAAGGACCAGGAGTCGGGGCAGCATGTCCAGACCCACAGCCCAGCATCAAGCATCCTCCTGGGCCTGCGCTCCGAGTGTGCCTCGGTCTGGTTCAACCACCGGGTGTACGAGCAGGCTGAGAGCGTTTACCAGTGCTGGCTGGCCCGCTCTGCCAATGGGCAGACCCAGCCTAATGGATCCCTTCTGCCCACAGAGGCTCTCCCCGCCCCAGGGCTCACTGTGTGTCCTTTCCCACCTGCTGGTGGCCACGCCCAACAGGCAGCCTGCCCCCGTGGGGTGCAGAAGGTGTCCGTCCACAAGCCGTCTTTAGACCAGGCGGAGAGCAGCGTTGCTGAAGAGCCCCAGCCGGGGACCGTCCCAAACACCCTTTCCCTCTCGTCCGTCCGCCCGGCGACACCTTCCACCCCAGACGAGGGCTACCTGTCCCTGGCCCCGACCCCTGCCACGCCCACCCAGCAGACAGCTCCCGCCCCAAGCCCCCCCCAGCCAATCAACGGGCTGCCTCGTGTCCCGGCGGAGCTGCTCGGAGACGTGTGGTTGGAGAAGCCCCTCTATGACAGAGCAGAGGCCGCTTTCTACCAGAGCCTCTACGGCAACAACAACCTGGGCTCCAGCCACCCACGTGTAAGCTGTCCAAGTTCCCCCTCCACCTGTAGAGGTAGCGACTACCACCCAcagagcctggaggaggaggaggaggaagaggaggacgaggaggagaagcaAGGGCCGGTGCTGGTCGCACACGGGAAGGCGGAGGTGTTTCACGCCCTGCACCCCattcaggaagaggaggagcctggCGACGTCGCTAAAGAGGAAGCCTCGGTGGGCGGGGCCTgctacctcctccaccctgacagcgaGAGGGTGTGGCTGGATAAGTGGCGCTACGACGCAGCGGAGGGTCGGTTCCACGCCGCccgggtggtggagggggccgGCGGGCGGGGAGATACTGGGCCGTCACCAACACTCGCCTGCTCCAAACTTCTGGGGGACAA caccatgacgACCGCCGTAGACTTCCTGGCCCAGGAGAAGATCTGGTTCGACAAACCTCGCTTTGACGAGGCGGAGAGACACTTCTACGAGCGCGCAAACGGAGCCTCACACTCGGCACAG GAGCTGGGAGCGAACAGCATCTTACTAGACATCGCACGAGCAcgggaaaacatccagaaatctcTGGCTGGA CTCAAGACTTCGCTGTTGCCTAGCAGAGTGTCTCGCCAACCCCTCCTGAACCACCAATCCCTGCTT agcacaggtgctggagctggagagcAGGGGGAACTCGTGTCCCGCATCAGGGGCCTGGAGCAGGAGAACCATAGCCTGcacaaag TGGTGGAGGACCTCCGGCTAGCTCTCTCCAAGCTGGAATGTAGGGTGGAGGTGCTGGAGAAGTCCCCTGTGAGAGCCCCAGCCCCGCTCCCCGCAGCGCCCTGCACAAAC GGTACCCCTGTCCAGGCGAAAAAGCCCAGCTCCccagtagaggaggaggaggaagacgacgaCATCGACCTGTTCGGCAGCGACGAGGAGGAAGACCTGGAGGCCGAGCGAGTGCGAGAGCAGAGGCTGAAGGAGTACGCCGAGAAGAAGGCCAAGAAGCCCGCCCTCGTCGCCAAATCCTCCATCTTACTTGACGTCAAACCT tgGGACGACGAGACGGATATGGCCAAGCTGGAGGAGTGCGTGCGCTCGGTGGCGGCCGATGGCCTGCTGTGGGGCCAGTCCAAGCTGGTGCCCGTAGGCTACGGCATCAAGAAGCTGCAGATCTCCTGCGTGGTGGAGGACGACAAGGTCGGCACAGacatgctggaggaggagatcaCCAAGTTTGAGGACTAC GTCCAGAGCGTCGACGTTGCAGCGTTCAACAAGATCTGA